AGGGTGATGACCCGGGGCGAGATTCAGTAGTGACCGGACCCCAGGGTCACTCCTCACCTTCTCTCTCGCTAATAGGATTTGGAGCAGGGAGCTGAAAAAGCAGAACTCCAGAGAACTGGGTTCGAATTCTAATTCTATTAGCAACTCGTCATGAAGCTTGGGGCAGACGCCCAGACCTCTCTGGATCTCAGTTGCTCTTTCTATAAAATTCATGGCAGTGTCTCACGAAATACACCTCCTACCAGAATATACTAATTAGATCACTATTAACACTCTACTATTAAACACGTGGCTCCCCAGGAGCCACAGGCATCTGCGTTTGTACCTAGCTACCCCGTGATCCCCAtaaactccttttaaaaatatatatatattttttggttgttgatatagacctttttattatttatttattcatatgtggggctgaggatcgaacccagtgcctcacacatgctaggtaagcgctctgccactgagccacagctccagcctccccccccccccaaactccTTTGAAAGCCATTGCACTGGAGGATGTCTAAGGGCTTCTTGCAGTGATCATGCTGTAGATTTCAGGTATTGTGAGATATAGGTAGACTAGCCTGCGTTGGGGTACCCAATAAATACCACCCAGATAAAAATTCCACCCGCCGGTGGTTGGAGTCATTTAACCAGAGTCCTCACTCGAGAGCCCCGGTCTGAGTAGGAAGCCGAGACACAGGGAGGGGAGGcagcttgctcaaggtcacacggCAAAGGGTCCTGTTAGAGTTAACTCAAGCCCAAAGAACTCCAACTCCAGTGCTCTCTCTAAGCCTCCTCCGTATGTCTGCGTTTTGGGGCCCGAGTGTGTCCCGGTGAAGGTGGAGCTGCCCAGGAGCCCGAGTTGTGGCCCAGGAAAGGCCTGGTCACCCTTGGTCCCCTGCCGGATGTCGGTATAGGCCACCAGAGTGAGGGGTGGTCTCAGAGAATTGCTACCTGGCTCCGGGCTCCCGGCTCCCGCTTTAGGGAGGAGTCACATCGGAGAGACAGGCGAGCAGGCCAATGCTGGACGGGCTCTAGGCCTGGCAGCCAATCAAAGTCCGGGGGCGCGGAGAGGGCCGGAAGGCTAGGCACTGAAGCTTCGCTGATCCCCTGAGGCTGCTTGGCCTGGCCCCACCCCCGCCCTGGGTCCCGGCCCTGCCCACCCCAGCCTAGACTGACAGAGCTGGTGCTTGCAGCTGCCCACCGTGCAAGATACCCGGCCTGGCCCGCAGCTCAGAGCGTGCAGGGAGCGCCGACCTCGGGTCGAACTGTCGCCCCCACGCAGGGCCTAGATGTTCCCCTCGCCCGGTCTCCCGCCCGCCGCCACCACCCCTATCCTCTCTGACTGAGCTCGGCGCCCCGGAGAGGATTAAGTAAGTGCTGAGGTCTCTCATTCTGTGCAAGAATGGAAAAATCACTGGGTTGCGGAGGCGGGCATGGGAATTGAGGCAGGGAGGTCTGAGGGACCTAGTGGAGAATGGCATGAGGGTTCTCAGAGGTCACGGCGCAGACCCCTTTCACTCCgttttttctccttcccctttggACCCCAAGGCAAGCCCAGAAAGTGGTCAGCAGGGCATCTTCTCTCCTCTGGATGGGAGGAGAGCCCCAGAGCAAGTTAAGGGTCTAGCCCAAGGTCATGTCTagggtcagtggcagagctaaGAATAGACTCCTTACCTAGCATAACTGGAGAGAGAGGGCAGAGGGAGATGAGTCTACCCCACTCATGTCCCTCTGCCAGCCTTGTCCTTTCCTAAGGGTGCAGCATGGATGTGGGTACACACACTCacgcacatgcacgcacacacacaaatgtaccCATAAGCACAACAGGGATGCAGTCATGAGCTAGGAATCCCTCCTCTAGATCTGCAGAGTGGCTGGGACCCCTTCCCACACTGTCTTTCTGGGCTGGGAAAATCTCTGCtcccagaggaggagggaaggcacAAGGGAGACACTTCAAAGTGGGAGCTCCATCCCTACTTCTGAAGATAATCTCCCCTTGCCTTCCTCCTTTGTTCCCACCAGCACCCAGTTCCCCTATGAGGGAAGGGGGGGCATCCAAGGACCCTAAAGCCTGCAGAAAAACCATGCCTCTATTtcccgtctcctggtctccccacatttgcccccacccccacttcagGCACACAGCCTGGACCATACCGCTCACTGAATCCAGTAGCTTCTgtgcctccctgcctcctgacTGGGttagaacaaaagaaaaggtAGAATCTCTACTGGGTGCTCACTGTAAACATGGCTTGTGCTGAACTAAGTCTTTTCTAGGGACTTGTTCATTCTGATATTTCAGTAACCCTGCAATACTGTGGGGATATTAGGCttaggaaaactgaggcacagaggtaGAGTGACTTGTCTGGGGTTATCCAATAAATGGCTGAGCCTAGACAGGATTCAAGGACAGGCCTATATGACTCCTAGGTAAGTTTTTTCctccagggaagaaaaaaagctACAGAGAGATATGAGGGGCAGGGAGTgaagaggtgggggtgggaggaatgAGGGGCTATGGATGTTATTGCATAGGGAGGGAGCTTTTCTTTCAAATCTCCCTGATATCTTTCCTATCTCCCAGGCATGATTGCTATGATCATTGTACCCACAGACTTCATTTTCATGTTTCTAAATCTACATGGGAACCATAGGTATATAAAGCATGTGTCTTTGTGTCCCTGAACTGCCCTCAAATCTTTATTTTCCCAGTGTCTTCAGAACCTAGAGGCACTTCATCTCACTGCCACACCCCTGTCCTTAGCCTCATGTGTTTATTCTTCCTTTCCAGCACCCACGGAAGAAGGGGGCTTCCTTTATCAAGGAGGTGGCTATTCAGGTGGCCACCACGGGTGTTGGGAGCCATAGGCTGGGGTACTACTGATGTCAGAAGTGAATGGGCAGGTTGACTGACCACAGGCAGTCTCTCAACATCAGCATGAACTCCAGGATCCTGTCTGCTCGGGGCTGGCTCAATAGCCACCCACCTACCACTGAACCTGACCTAGAGCTGGCCACTGATGGGCCCACTTCTGAGACCACCACCCTCAGCCCAGAAGCCACAAGCTTCAATGACACCAGAATCCCTGATGTGGCTGATGGCACGGCTGGCGTGGGTACCATACTTCTGTCCTTTGGGATCATCACGGTGATTGGCTTGACTGTGGCCATGGTGAGAGCTGGGGCAGGCTGGGGCTGGCCCAGAAGGCCCTCCATTGGGGGAAGGCAGTCAGTATTTAGAATAGAAAATCTAATCAGAAGTCAATTTTCCAttaatgtggggctggggttgtggctcagtggtagagcacttgcctagcatgtatgaggcactgggttcaattctcagtaccacatataaataaataaaataatggtccattgaataaactaaaattttttttttttaaattccattaatGATAATGCAATCCTTATTTCCCCCTCCCCACAAGATTTGTCCACTGGGGCTAGAGACCAAGAGACAATTCTTCTGATTGGAAGACCCAGAAAACACTCtggaaaatacatattttgagaTACTCCATGAAGGCCACACAGGATTTGGGGAGGGAGAAGTTCCATATGGAGGGTCCTAAGAATCAGAATTTGGAGGCAAGGAGGTTCTGTGAGCAGTAAGCTGAGCAATGGGGCAAATTGTTATATGGGTTTCAGCAGGGGTAGAGACCAGAAGGTGGCTGGGATTGTGGGCTGTAAAGTTGGGGGGAATGCTCTGGGCTTGTCACATTATTGGTAgtatgtttattcattcattcacttggcAATTATTTACTGGATAATTGCCCTGGACCAGACCTTTGGGACCTAACAGAGTCTGGGGAGACAAGATTCTGCCCTGTGGTTCTtatgagaaattaatttaaaaccaagagttttagctgggcatggtagtgcatgtcggtaattccagcaactttgaAAGCTGAGTCTGGAAGAATATAAGTTCAAGACCAAtcccagcaacttaacaagatcctcagcaacttagcaagactctgtctcaaaataaaaataaaaagggctgggaatatttagtggtaaaatacccttgggttcaatccccagtcaaaaACCAAACAAGCAAACCCAAGGGTTTTCACCTAAGCTGGGTGGTCAGGGACATCTGGGGAAGCAACATTAGAGCTGAGACTCAAGGTAGGAACCTGGCTTATGTCATGAGAAGGGGCAGAGTTGAGTAGCTATCAGAATGGGGGTAATCTGCAAGAGGGCTATAAATGACCCCCAAAAGTGATACCCAGACCCTCAGAATGTCACTAAGGGAACACTGGCAATTATTCAAGGCAAATCCATGGAAGTGGAGATCACCAGAGGTCCCCCAAAGGGCCTGGCAATGGTAGTACTCTGCCCATTGCTCCTTCCAGGCTATGATGGCTGGCCTTAGGTTCAGGAGCTTGTTGCTCTAACAAACAAGGGTAGGATGGTCCGTCCATGGCCTGGCAGGAGCTGCTGTTAAACCAGGGTCACCATATGGGCCCTGCAGGCTCCGGACTGCTGCCAGGGAACAACGCTGTCCAGTAAGCATGGCCAGGATGCAGCTCATGAACAGCAAGGCCAGGGCTGAGAGGTCTCCTGGGGTGAGAGTGAGGCAGAATGCCAGTGTTTCCCCTTGGCACCCCCAGGATGGTTTTGAAGATCTAAGCACCCTAACCTCAGGGGCAAAATGGCCTAGAATCTGCGCTTATTactcttggcaaaatattttgttCTAGGAACTTGCTGGTCTGAGGCCTAGGGTGGATAGTCTTCCTACCAAAGGAGGGGAGGTAGGAAGCTTGTGGGACAAAAGCTGTGGAAGGCAGAAAACAGCTCCTGGACACAGGGCACAAGAGGGCTAGAGGTTTCCCTGAGTGCTGCTTGCTTTCCCCTCATGCCAGCACTGAACCGGGCCATGGTTACAACAAGGAGCAAGTCAGTGTCTGGCTTGTGCTTCACACAGGAGTGTGAAAAAGTGCTTGGTGTGGGCAACACTTCGGAAACGCTTCCCAAAGGAAGCAGTTGGACAGTGAGAGGTGGGAACATTTGGAAGTGGAGGTGGGAAGGCAGTGGATATCACCAGTTGTGGGCAGAGAGACCAACAGGGTAAAGGTGTGGAGATTGAATGGAAGTTCTGGCCAATCCTGTGGATCCTTCTAAATCAAAGGTCACAGGTGAGGGAGAAGTATTGGAGCAAGGACCTTGAGGCAAGGGGGCATCGAGTTCTGCAGCTGGAGCCACTTCCTCAGGGTGGGCCTCAGAGATCCTATTGCATCTTCCCACAGGAGATCAAGGGGCATCCAACCCGGTATGGAAGGGACTGGGGATTAAGGGACACTCTAGTTTCTTTCTAGGCCTTTGGAGTCCTATAGGAGGAGCTTTGGGTCAGTCTGGGAAACAAACCAGATTCAATTTGTGAATGGGCTACAAAGAATATGGGAGCCACAGAGGATTTGGGACAGACTCTAGGGATGTGGCTTTCCTAAAGATAGAAGTAGTCGTGAAACTGCCAGTTTGGGGAAGAGCAGGTGGCAGGGGTCCCCAGAGTCCCTGCCCAGGGTGGTTTCCCAATCTCACCCCTTTGTCTCTCTCTTCAGTGCTTGGTACAAGGTTTCCTGCTCCAGCGTGGGATGTTCTATATGTTTTCTGACTACCTAACACTTTGCCTTCATGTCTGCACATAGGGGACAGAACCTGGAACTTTCTTATGTTCCATCAGTGACAGAGTTCTGAAGGGTTAGCCTGGGCTGACATCTAGAGCTCAGCCCTTTTCTCTGACCCCTGTCCACTGAGAGACGTGAGTCTCCCATGGAACCCAGTCCAGAACCTTACCTAGGACCACACTTTTCTACACTCTGGCCATTGCCTATCCACTGTTCTTTTTGCCTATATGTGGTTCTGGATCCAGTATGGGGAATGTGTTGGagtcttcccctccctccttgtCCCTGAGGTGTCATAAGCAGACACTGAATGGCTGGGGCTGCAGTCAATATTGAAAGACCTGGACCCCACCACCAGTGTGACTGTAGTTTTCCCAGGCTGGGTTTCTAAGGGCAGGCCTAGTCTCCACCTGTCAGCATCAAAAAAACATTAAAGGGAGGCATGATCCAGACAtcatggcacactcctgtaatcccagcatctcaggaggctgaggcaggaggattgcaagttcaaagccagcctcagcaatggcgaggtgctaaacaactcaatgagaccctgtctctaaaaaaaaaaaatagggctggggatgtggctcagtggttgagtgttcctgagttcaatccctggtaccaaaaaaattaaaaaaaaaaagaggcatgaATGTAGGGTGTCCATGTCACTGGGATGGGGACATTGAGGACATGGGGATCCACACCCccctttagcttccacatgtccCCCATCCCGAGGGCCTTCTGGGTCAGTCAGGGCTTACTTTCCTCACCATCTGACACTGCCCCTTCCCTTACAGGTTTTGTACATCAGGAAGAAGAAGAGGTAATTCCCCAACTGCCACCTAAAGTTCCAGCCTATGGGCAATGCTGGGCTGAGCTCCAGGGGGCATgggggggaaaagagaaagaataccCCACCAAGAGGGACCCTCTCCCTGATCAGAGAGTCAGGGCCTCTTCTCAGGGAGGGTTGAGGGCCTCCATCAAGATCTCACATACAGGGCAGGAAAGTAAAGattctatattcatatataaccCTGGAATAGAGGGTGGGAgacaagagggagaaagaggggatCATCTCTACCCAACTGCCTGGCTACTCTTGCCCTGCTCTCCCCGGCCTACAAGGGAGATCTCTGGCCCCTAAACATGGTTGTGTGCTGTGGCTCAGCTGGCCAAGAGGCAGAGCCTAAAGGGCTGGCAGGAGGGCAAGGGCCTGCCCAGCCCCCagcacccctgcccccacccccaggctggAGAAGCTGCGCCACCAACTCATGCCCATGTACAACTTCGACCCCACGGAGGAGCAAGATGAACTGGAGCAGGAGCTGTTGGAACATGGACGGGATGCGGCCTCCGTGCAGGCCGCCGCCTCCCTGCAGGCCACGCAGGGCAAGGTGGGCACTGACACCCAGCCTGCAACTGTCCATGCCTCCTCTACCCCACCCTCCATCCTTTACATACTGCTTGCCAGCACCTGCCAGGTATCAGGCAGCAGCTACTTGATATATGGGTCTTGCCAGGTTCATTCAGAAACTGATAGAATCTTTCCATGCCATTCACAAACTTACGGCACAAGGCCAAGACAGGGACAGCCCTGGGGTCCAGCCTGGCTCTCCCCTAATAGCCTGTCGATCTTGGAAACCCCAGTGGCATCTCTGAGCCtactttcctcatctgcaaatgaAAGATTCTGATTCTTGTCCTATGCATCTCCACATACTAGCTGGAAAAGTGGGAAAGGACTAATGGCAGGGATTATTGAGGACTGGGACCTCgacttcctctgcttcctgagggCTCATGGTCCTGAGCAGATTATAGATGGGGTCAGACTGTTAGGCAGTGCCAGTTTCAAACAGGCTGTTGGATTTCTAGTCACTGACAGACCACAGGTCAATAGAGATTCCAGCCAAACTCATCTTCAATATCCAAAGGGATGGATAACTGTAGTCATCCTATTAGAGCCACTGGGCTGCCTTACCACTTGCTACCATTCCTCAAAATCTCCAAGGGCCAGAGCACCATAAAGGGGCTGGGCCCATCCCTAATCCATCTGTCCTCTTTGCATCTTCCTGGATTTAAGGAAGAGTCCAGGCTGAGTCTGGAGACCACTTGGTTTTACTTCCAGTTCTGTCACCTGAGTCAGGTgaaaccctggctcaaaatttaaaaaaaggttagggatgtagctcagtgatagagcattcctgggttcaatcactggtactgcaaaaaaaaaaaaaaaaaaaaaaaaaaaaaaaatcacatagaatCATGGTCTACCCAGCCCTGGAGACCACTGACCATTTGACAATTGTTTCTTGTGCACCTTCCTTGTACCTGACCCTGTTCTGGGAGTGAGAAGGGGTGGGGCAGAGGTGAGGTCTCCCCTGCTGGGAGAAGGTGATGCATGCATAATTCATCCTGCACAGGAGTCCACTGTAAGTGCTGCCAAGCTGAAAGGAAAGCTGGGATGGctatggggggtggggaggaggcagtCATCTGAGCCAGGTCGAATTTCTAGGCTGAATTTGCAGGGGAGGACATTCCAGGCAGGAGGCAGAGCACTAGGAAGTGAGGGTGGCAGTGACTGGGCCAGATAGTACATGGCCTTGGTCAAGGTCTCTGATACCCCTGCCTGTCTTTCTGCAGAGTGCTCTCCCCTCCCAGGGCCCACTGCAGAGGCCTAGCCGACTGGTGTTTACCGACGTAGCCAATGCCATCCATGCGTGAGTGGCCCACGACAGGTCTGGACCTCTGAAAGAGACACCTGCCACAGTGCCCACAGAGCTGCCCACTCCTTGATTGTCAAGACCTATTCTCAGGACCTGCCC
This Marmota flaviventris isolate mMarFla1 chromosome 8, mMarFla1.hap1, whole genome shotgun sequence DNA region includes the following protein-coding sequences:
- the C8H3orf18 gene encoding uncharacterized protein C3orf18 homolog isoform X2; the encoded protein is MGRLTDHRQSLNISMNSRILSARGWLNSHPPTTEPDLELATDGPTSETTTLSPEATSFNDTRIPDVADGTAGVLYIRKKKRLEKLRHQLMPMYNFDPTEEQDELEQELLEHGRDAASVQAAASLQATQGKSALPSQGPLQRPSRLVFTDVANAIHA
- the C8H3orf18 gene encoding uncharacterized protein C3orf18 homolog isoform X1; the protein is MGRLTDHRQSLNISMNSRILSARGWLNSHPPTTEPDLELATDGPTSETTTLSPEATSFNDTRIPDVADGTAGVGTILLSFGIITVIGLTVAMVLYIRKKKRLEKLRHQLMPMYNFDPTEEQDELEQELLEHGRDAASVQAAASLQATQGKSALPSQGPLQRPSRLVFTDVANAIHA